GGGCCGGCAGCCTGCCGGCGCCGCTGCGCCTCGAGCACGAGAACACCGTGGGCGCCTCGCTCGGCTCGGCCCTCATCAGCAAGGGCGTGCTCGCCAGCGCCATCGGCGCCGGCGCCGTCATCGCCTTCATGGCCGTCTACTACCTCGTGGCCGGCCTCATCGCCGACATGGCGGTCATCCTCAACGTGCTCATGCTCGTCTCCATTCTCATCCTGTTCGACGCCACGCTCACCCTGCCCGGCATCGCCGGCCTGGCCCTCACCGTGGGCATGGCGGTGGACGCCAACGTGCTGATCTTCGAGCGCATCCGCGAAGAGACGACGGGAGCAGCGGAGAAGCCCCTGCGCCTGGCCGTGCGCGAGGGCTTCGACCGCGCGTTCTGGACGATCTTCGACTCGAACCTCACCACCATCCTCACCGCCATCGTCCTCTACTGGGTCGGCACCGGCCCCATCAAGGGTTTCGGCCTCACCCTCACCATCGGCCTGCTCGTGAACATCTTCACCGCCGTCGTGCTGGGGCGGGTCGTCTTCGACATCCTGCTCTGGCGCCGCTGGATCACTCGCCTGCCCATGATGCAGATCTTCGGCCGCCCCAACATCGGCTTCATGAACAAGCGCTTCAAAGCCATGGCCGCCTCCGCCGTCCTCATCGCGGGGGGCATGGCCGTCTTCGTCTCGCGCGGCGCGGAGAACTGGGACATTGATTTCCGCGGCGGCACCATGCTCCACGTGGTCTTCGCGAAGGAGATGGACGCCGAGGAGATCCTCGCCCGGCTCAAGAAGGTCGGCAAGGAGTTCGAGATGGCCGAGGTGCAGAGCATCGCCTCGGCCGCCCAGGCGGGCCGGACCTTCGCCGGCCGCGTCTCGCGCGAGTTCGAGGTGCGCATCCCCTCGCTCTCCGAAGTCATCCTCCCGCCCACCATCCCCTCGAACCCGGCGATTGACCGCGGCACGATCGAGGCCGCCATCACCCTGCCCAAGCCCCTGAAGCCCGAGGACGCGCGCCAGAACCTCCCCAGCGACATCACCCTGGAACCCACGGGCCAACCCGACGCCGAGGGCAGGCACGCCACCTTCAAGGTCACGTCGAAGATTCTCGAGACCCGCGAGTTGCGCGCCGCCCTTCGCAAGGCCCTGAGCATCGAGGCTCTCGCCGCCTTCCAGGTCACCAAGGCCGACGTCCACTACCCCTGCGAGACCCCCGTCGAGTTCGACCGCCCGGTCCACCTCGGCGACTTCCAGCGCCATCTGCGAGCCATGGACGAGCACGTGCTCGTGGAGCCCGCGGGCGCCGAAGAGGGCCAGGCCGAGTACCGCAAGTTCCACGTCAAGAGCACGCTGGCCGACGGCAATCTCGTGCGCTCGGGCATCGAGCGCGCAGCGGCCGCCGTCAGCCTCGAGGCCCAGGTCATCGAGACCTTCAAGCAGGACCTGGCGCCCGTGGGCCTCGACACGCTGAGCGAGACGGACGAGGCCACCACGCTCGCCCTCAACCTCGCGAAGCCCCTGGCCCCCGCCCTGTTCCAGGCGAAGCTCGCCTCGTGGGAGCTGGGCGCCACCGCGAAAGCCGGCCCCGCCAACGACAACGGCGAGGTCAGCCGCTTCGAGATCGTGCTGCCCACGGACCGCGTGGACCAGCTCTCGCGCCGCATCGCCGATGACCCGCAGACCTTCGTCCTCTCCGACCCCATCCCGCGCGTGGCCAAGGTCGGGCCGGCCGTGGCGCGCGAGCTCCTCGTCTGGGCCATCGTGGGCGTGGTCGCGGCCTGCCTCGCCATCATCGCCTACGTCTGGGTGCGCTTCGAGCGCATCAAGTACGGCGCCGCCGGCGTCCTCGCCCTGGTCCACGACGTCCTCTTCACGATGGGAGCGCTCGCCGTCCTCGACCGCAAGTTCAGCATCACCATCATCGCCGCCCTGCTCACGATCATCGGCTACTCGATCAACGACACCATCGTCATCTTCGACCGCATCCGTGAGAACCTGCGCAAAGAGCGCAAGCGCGATGTGGACGCCGACCTCATTGACCGCAGCGTCAACGAGACCCTGAGCCGCACCATTATCACCTCGTTCAGCACCGTGCTGGCGGTGGCGTCGCTGCTGTTCTTCGCCGGCGGCGTGATTCAGGACTTTGCTCTCACCCTGCTGATCGGCATGTTCGCGGGCACCTACTCCACCGTGTTCATCGCCAGCCCCATCCTCATCTTCCGACGGGAGCAGACCGAGAAACGGCTCGCCCGTGGCTGAGGGCCGCCAGGTCCCCCGCCGCCGCGCGCACCTGCCACCTGAACCACCGTCCTTGCTGGGGCCGGCCCCGCCGGTCCCAGCAAGGGCTCTCTCCCGGGTCCGCCCCGAAATTCCACAAAAAAATCGAATTCCGCTCTTGACAATCGCTCCCTGAGCGGCTATAAGTTACGTATCCCTCCCCGTAGTTCGCATTCTCCCCGACAGGGTCTCTCCCCGACCGCCGAGGTGCAGCCATGGCCCAGCCGGAAGCCCAGGAAAGGAGCCCGCGCGTGCGCAAGGATGCCAAGATCGCCCTCATCGTGATTCTGGCGCTCATGGTGCTGGTCGTCGTCATCTGGGGCCGCAGCCCCAAGCCAGGCGATACGCTGGCCACGCCCGCCCCGGCCGCCACCGAGGAGGCGAAGGGAGCCGCGTCCGAGGCCCCAGACCCGGCTGACGCGGCCGCACCGGCCGCCTCGGCCGCCGAGACCCCCTCTTCCTTCCCCGGCGAACCGGCAATGATGAACCACGTGCCGCCCGACAGGGCTTCGGTCACCCATCGGCCGGCGAGCGCGTCAAGCGAACGGGTCGCCCTGCGGGCCGAGGAACCGCCAGCCGACCCGCCGGCCGCCTCCCCAGGCCCTGCGCCCGCCGCGGCCGCTGGCGAACCCAAGCCGGCCTCCAAGCCCGCTGTCACCCACACGGTCGTCAAGGGCGACACCTACACCAAGCTGGCGGCCAAGTACTACCGGGACGGCAGCAAGTGGCAGCTCATCCAGCGGGCCAACGGCAATCAACCCGTGCTCCGCCTGGGCCAGAAGGTCGTCATCCCCCCCTTGCCCGATGCTCCGGCCCCCACGGAAACGGTCACCCCCAAGCCCTCTACCCCCGACAAGCCGGCCACCACGGACAAGCCGGCCCCCGACGCCCCCTCCCGGCCCGCCCCCACCACGCCCGAGCGCAACCCAGGCCGCACCTACACCGTGAAGAAGGGCGACACCTTCATGGCCATCGCCCGCGTCATTTACCGTGACCCCGGCAAGTGGAAGAGCCTCTAC
This genomic stretch from Planctomycetota bacterium harbors:
- the secD gene encoding protein translocase subunit SecD, encoding MPKFWTNLVDSLPRESKSLTWRAPLVLVVLILSFLVFLPFRDTPYAIRVVHDTYDERGRVEPEARQVLSTRVTNWLVWFTSPFHYEMEREVSVKKLEPVGGREVRERTLEILSRGLNLGLDLRGGTELLYHILHDPKATGGATAEEIKAVVQRRIDAYGLREVRIQAQGAERLLVQLPGQEAAALESLKGIIQNIGHLEFRLVAPEKSEAYKTWTETGKAPPGWTEYPLRSLKEEKYIERKILVKDTPEMTGENIASTRVITEGSGRSLGPSVGLSFTPQGEREFARVTGDNVGEQLAIILNTQRSGDQIIEKGTCYSAPVIRTKIFGDAVIEGDFTIKEAEALCTVLRAGSLPAPLRLEHENTVGASLGSALISKGVLASAIGAGAVIAFMAVYYLVAGLIADMAVILNVLMLVSILILFDATLTLPGIAGLALTVGMAVDANVLIFERIREETTGAAEKPLRLAVREGFDRAFWTIFDSNLTTILTAIVLYWVGTGPIKGFGLTLTIGLLVNIFTAVVLGRVVFDILLWRRWITRLPMMQIFGRPNIGFMNKRFKAMAASAVLIAGGMAVFVSRGAENWDIDFRGGTMLHVVFAKEMDAEEILARLKKVGKEFEMAEVQSIASAAQAGRTFAGRVSREFEVRIPSLSEVILPPTIPSNPAIDRGTIEAAITLPKPLKPEDARQNLPSDITLEPTGQPDAEGRHATFKVTSKILETRELRAALRKALSIEALAAFQVTKADVHYPCETPVEFDRPVHLGDFQRHLRAMDEHVLVEPAGAEEGQAEYRKFHVKSTLADGNLVRSGIERAAAAVSLEAQVIETFKQDLAPVGLDTLSETDEATTLALNLAKPLAPALFQAKLASWELGATAKAGPANDNGEVSRFEIVLPTDRVDQLSRRIADDPQTFVLSDPIPRVAKVGPAVARELLVWAIVGVVAACLAIIAYVWVRFERIKYGAAGVLALVHDVLFTMGALAVLDRKFSITIIAALLTIIGYSINDTIVIFDRIRENLRKERKRDVDADLIDRSVNETLSRTIITSFSTVLAVASLLFFAGGVIQDFALTLLIGMFAGTYSTVFIASPILIFRREQTEKRLARG
- a CDS encoding LysM peptidoglycan-binding domain-containing protein, yielding MRKDAKIALIVILALMVLVVVIWGRSPKPGDTLATPAPAATEEAKGAASEAPDPADAAAPAASAAETPSSFPGEPAMMNHVPPDRASVTHRPASASSERVALRAEEPPADPPAASPGPAPAAAAGEPKPASKPAVTHTVVKGDTYTKLAAKYYRDGSKWQLIQRANGNQPVLRLGQKVVIPPLPDAPAPTETVTPKPSTPDKPATTDKPAPDAPSRPAPTTPERNPGRTYTVKKGDTFMAIARVIYRDPGKWKSLYQHNRAKLPDPAKPDSLRPGTVIDLPALASTQ